The nucleotide window GGAAACAAAAGGctggaaaaaatatataatatattacctAGCCGGGCAAGCAGTGAAACTATGGCACTAGTATCAGCTCTCCGATACATCTCTCCCAAATCAGCAACCACTGGCGCAGCAGCTGTGTGTACTCTAATACGTCTTTCTCCACATGATGCAGTGTATCTAGAAATTGTCAAGGAAATTAGAAATTATATCCCTGAATCCCAAACCAACCCCAGGAACATATTCACATAGCCAACAAGACACTAACAGAAGCCCTCGAGTAAAGAGGTCAGAGTTCCAGGCTTCCAGCAACTGGCAAGAAAAGACACTATAAACAGCTACTCAgaagattaaaaagaaaaaactttcCAACATGTGCTCCCCGTCTGCAAACCCACACCTTTTGAGAAAATTTGACAATAAAACAGCATGAATCCAGAATTAAAGGATACAACAATGCAACTTGAAAGTACACAGTCTGAGTTGTCAGTAATGTATCTTCCAGGGATAATTGCATGGCAAAAGCTTTATCACAGTCCACAGCTGGAAGTGCTATCAAATCAGTGGACCTCAACATAAAGTTTCCATGATAAGAATTGAATCTCACACCTGCATATAAAGAATTCATTTAAAGATCAGCACAtcaaataattataagaaatgaaGTATAAGAAATATGATAAATAAAAGACATGTACACAAGTAAAATATAACCAACCTTTCCCACATCTTATGCGCATAACAGCCTCCCAAGCAGTCTCTCTGGTGAGATCTCTAGACAATTCATGTCTCAACTTGTCGCCTTGCATGTTTGACTTGAAACTGGGATAGTAGTAAACTTGGCCACCTGTGTACTTAGACAAAGTACCTGCATGAAGATGGAGAATTAActttaaaatacatatatatgatGCTGGATTCATTCAAACGAAAACATTCTTGTCATTCAATGGTATCAGATGATTATAATATCCAAAAGCTATTGTATAATGTGCAACAATAAGGGTGCAGTTGTGGGCTGGGGGTTATATGGAAATATCAGAAAGGGAGGGGAGCCtatgcatagtgcaaaaacaagaccGCATAGTATCGTATTGGCCGTATTGTGAACCGGTATTACCATCGTAAAGGTCTAAAAAACCGCGTTTTAGGCCGTTCCTAGTGATATTTCATGGTTTAGGCCGATATTTTCCGTACAGCAACTACATCAACCCTCACTGTGTCCGTTACTGCAACCATGAGTCCATGACCATTACTGCATATTTGCACTATAGGCCTATGTGATGCAGGGAGGAGCAGAAAGGAGTACTCTGTCCCCAATAGGGTAtgaataaaaaggaaaatagttCATAAGAAGACCACACCACTTAAAATATATAAGGAAGAATTTCGGGTATCATAGCCACATATTTTCTCAACATAAAATGTTAAGCTAGAAACTAACAATGTCATTGCAGTTTGtcaaaaattcataaaacctcCGTGAAGGAGATATGTACACCATGTCAATATAGAGTGGGAATGTATATTAACAGTTGGTTTAGTGGCAAAGTTATCCTCTTCATAACTAAAGGGTCAAGAGTTCAAACCTTTCCCCTCCTCATTTTCTAACACAAATTTGAGATCTAATTTTTGCTGCCCTCAATTCTTTAACCAAGTTTCGCCACTGCTTAAGACCCTAGAGGACAGGAAGTTAATACAAAGAGGTAGGCTTTTGTATGTTGTATACTAAATTGAAGAGGCATTTTGTGCATTTTGTGAAGAACATTAATAAACTGATAAGTGCTCAATGGAGCTTAAGTTTAAGAAGAAAATGACAAAATTCAACAACACAATTATGTTTTCACTGCAGGAAAAACTCATACCTAATGAAGCTATATCTGTGTACTTGTCACTAAATGCATACACGTTAATTCCTATCTGGTACTTGGTAAAATCTGCTGCCATTTGCTTATAGAATGGGTCTTCAGCTACTCTCAGGGAATGTTCTTTATCAGTTCCATACAATCTAGCGTCATCACCTCGTAATCTCAACCGACCAACTCCAACAGATGGCAGAGTATTTTGGAAAATCAATAGTTTACCACCAAGTTGACTCTGCAATAAGTAACACTTGGTCATGTACATACACTAATACTGTACACTCTCAACGATAAGGATCTTTCAAGATGATTTCCATGCCACTTCAGAATAACATTGCATTTCAAactgagaaaaaaaaaacatatggtTGACGTTTCGTTAACGTGAGAAACGTCACATACCATGACCAAGAGTGCAGCTTTAAGAGCTGGACCAAATGCAGATTCGACATTCATAGTGTCTTGAAACATGGTTGGCAAACTATCCAAAAACGAATCCACCACATTTCTCGATTCAGAGAGGTTCACAAGAAGATCATCTGGTAAAGGAACAAATACATCATCCACATCTGAGATCACCATCATTTGGGGTTGTGTCAAAGTTGACTGGAAATGATAAGGCAAGAATCAGAAACAATAAATatcaaagagaaagagaaagaaattgtCAGTAATTTCTTAAATCACATTTGCTTGTACCTACTTACCTTCATGTTGTAGAAGTGTATGGTGCTGTCAAATGTTATAAAACCAATTTGTGTTCGAGGGGACCCAGGTAACTCATCCAAGCAAGACTTGATAGTCTGAGCCACAACCTGCAAGCGCAATTTTCTTCCATGTTATAAACTCGTGAAGCTAAAGACAcaattgcaagcaattgcaATCAATAGAAAATATTGAGTAAAACTACACTATCATTAATAGGAGAAATGAAGAATTGGTGAGAATACTAATAAAGCACTGAACACATATGTCATGCATGCTACTAAGATTCATGAAAAGGCCCATGTAGGTTTCCTTTTTACTCCAATTCCACCTTTCCTTCTAAAATCAATGTTTATCATGCTGTGCATATTCTAGTCTCTTCTCTCTCCTGTAATCTCCTGCAATAACTATTAAAAAGTTCCACATGGCAATCCACTCCAAATTGATCATATCAAAGCCTTTATCCAgattacttttacaattaaaaaaaaagtaatctaAGTTTAAGTAATTGGACTCCCACCAACCCTCTTCTTTCGGAAGTCAGCAGGCGCATTTTGATGCTTCACTAACTAAAAATATGAACAAAAGAAAGCCACTTCATTTACAAAAACCTACCAATATCCAAATTATTATTTACCAGAAAACTACTAAACTTCACCATTTTATCATATGTAACGCTTTATTTCCATTGAACCACCAAAAATTAACAACTGAGTAACAGAGCAGAACTGAAGagaagacaaaataaaaattgacagAATgagcaacataacaagtaataaaacagaaaaaagtACAGAGAAATAAAGCTCAAAAATGGAGCTAACATTATCTGAAGAGGCAAGTAAATTGCATACAATAACAAAAATGCTAAAGCCTTATTTCCAAAAGATAGGTGCAAAAAATGCATAATCAAGAAAAAAGGTATTCCTCAAGGCTCTATAGACCTACCTCAAGCATACCACTCCTCACCGCCAATACTGACACATCAATGAGGAAAAAGTAGAGAGGCGGCATAGGTGGCCGCACCATATATTCAGTAGGTGCAACAAATTCAACGCTTCCTTTGATAAGTTCAGGTCGTTGGTCTGCGTCAATTCTTCTGCCTGTTGCATCTAATTGGGCATAATAATCACCAGGGACTGCACAAAAACAGGCAAGAACAGTCAATGCGTTTCCCAAAATGTTGTAACATAATCTTTAGGCACAAAGTTAGGTGCATGACATCATCTTCTCTGCTTGTAAGATACTCTGATatgaaaactcccaaaatatACCATCAGAATAAAAGAATATATTCTGGTGCATAGCTATTATATCATATTCATACCATGTCATATGTAATTCAGCAAAAACACGACTGGAGTACAGAgactaataaaaagaataaacagcatcaattgtatttgaaaatatttgtaaACTAGAAGGATCTTATAATGAAGAATTTAGGGTAGGTCAGTAGTTAGTCTAAGAAGGAGAATCAGGAGCCAAGCAAGAAAAAAGCCATAACAAAAATGTAAATCAAGCATTCTTGCAAGTGATTTACCATCATTAAGCAAGGCACACATGTTGCAACGCCACTTTCTTCCACCATCTGTAAATGTGACATAAGGATTTACATATGTGCGGCATCTTCTGCAGCGAATAATACCTCCAGCACTAAAATTCACTATGGGCACTTCCTCCTGAAATTAATTAGGCAATCCCATGTCAAGCAGATAGCAAATCATTAACTGAGCTACATATCGCTAGTAATAATTAGAGTCATTAGTTGACGTACACAGCTGTTATAGAACCATCAGCATAAGTAATACTAACCCCTTCAGAAGTTTCAGCAAGTGGACAAACAACAGCTCCAAGTGGTAAATGCCATCTTGATGCAAGAGAATGTGAATTTGGTATACCACTAGTAGTAAGGCGCAAGAACTTTGGGCCACAATTCATTGGAAACATGTCATGGAAGCTAGCTGGCTCTACATCACCCTCCAGTGGCCTTGGCAATGCTTTAGGATCAAGTCCAGGATCCACTGATCCAGGAATGGAGCCCAAGGACAAAGAGTTAAAGTCTTCTACTAAACCCTGCATAGCATTCGTTGGAGGAGCAGATAGGTGTTGTTGCATTTGATCTCGAGAATTTATGTTAGCCCTACCAGGTTGTGTGGCAGACTGGAGGTAGGCAGGCTTCTGGCCATAGTAAGTGGGAGGTGATACTCCTGGAACCTGAGCATAAGGTTGTGGTTGCGATGGCATTTGAGCGGGAGGAGCTTGAGCATAGGGTTGAGGTTGTGATGCAGCTTGAACGGGTGGAGCCTGAGCATAAGGTTGGGGAGGAGATGTCAATTGGACAGGAGGTGCCGGAGAATTGGGGCGGAAAGTTAGGGGTGGATTTGGAGATAAAATACTAGGCCGTTGGAATGATGGGGGCATATTAGGCGCCATGGAAAAAGCCACATTAGGGGGCCCACCAACAGGTGTACGAATAGGAGAACTTGCTGGAGGCCCCGGGAATTGTGGGGCTGAAAATTGCTGGAAATGATTTAATGTAGGCGGAGCAAGTGATGTTGGTGGTCCAGAAGGAGTAGTTGTAGATGGATCAGTAAAACCAACAGGTGGTGAAGGCCTGAATCCAACTGGTGGTCCTACCATGGGTCCAGAAGATGAGAAAGGCATTGTGACGGAAGGAGCGGATGCTGGAGGAGGTCTAACACCAGGGCCATTCGGTCTACTAGCCACAGGACCAGATGATAAAAAGGGACTCATTGCGGGGGGAGGTGCTGCTGCAAAGGGACTAGCAGCTGGCCCACCTGGCACATTTGGGCGACCCGGATTTCCAGCTGCCATTTGATTCAATCCTTTTCCCTCTCTTCCCCCCTTGCACAATCTAATCTCCTACAAACGCAACCTAACAAAAAAGTGCACTTAAAATAAGTACATATGTTAGATAGTATTCCATGTAagtatacaaaataaataatcctACCTTGATCTCCTCCCCTCCTCctactaaaaatgaaaaaaaaaaactctctcCGGTTGACATACACTCATGATTCATCAGTTCCCTGATTCAAGTTGTGGATTAAAGCAAGAATAATTTTGACGCTTCTTGGGCTAATTAACAATTCTTACACCGAAGATGTAGCAAATTAGGCAAGATTGGCTCCCATTCCTTTAACGGCCCATTTGGTTTATGATATTAATGGgttgataaaaaaaactatttgacAAGGATTATGGTTATGCTTGTCTTACtctaataattttttcttcacaaaatacACTCCCATTCATTATGACTTGGAAAAGCAGTATTAATTGGTAGATCAAAATTGTGAGGAGAAAGGTATTAAGGAACCAAATCAACCAAAACTTAGGCTCATGATTGAGGCTCGGGATATGTTTTAACATGCCCCTTCACACAAAAGCCCTTTGGGTTCCCCTCATgactgaatattccactttaaatgaggagtAATTGAACTTCGAACCAGTGACCTTTTGTCACACTttcttctgataccatgtcaaggaacaactcaatcaaaagcttaagcttttcGCTTTTTATACAAAAGGACGGgagtttcattttattttaaaagacatAAGCACATTTTATGGAAATTATAACTAAAGACTAAAAAGTTCCATCAacacaattttaatttcaataaccaAACACCATGTAAAGTCCATAATATATTTCATTACAAACTAAATGAATCATTACTCCTTGGTTTCCACTTCCAAGCAATCAAAAAATACATTCTAGGCCAATTCTCTAGCCATCAAAGAAACCATTCAACTATTCAAGGAAATACGAGTTTACCATCTaacattcaataaaataattaagcaCCCAAAACAACAGTCCAAGCATCTCTGAAAGACAATTCAGTTACGGCTCTTGCTCAAATTACATACCGATAATGCTAAACTCGACCTCAATTGGACAATTTCAACTATATAACCTAATTGTTCAGCAATCAGAACTCATCAGTTAAACAGAAATcatcacacaaaaaaaaaaagaaaagaaaaaaaaaactaaatgaaacactaacacaaaaccaataaaagatcaaattaaagttgaccaaaattcaaacttcaacaTCACAAGATCTCGATCAGATACACGATTTACAACTCTAATCGAAACAATTCAACGAATCAAATACCTGAAATAATTCTAACACCGTGATCCACCAATAATATCAACAGAGAGTACCGGAAAAATTGAAATCCACCGGTAGAGTACGCTGATAATTTAGGGAAACTGCTACAAATCAATACGAAAAACGTTCACGGACTGAAGAAATTATAACGGCGTAGAAAATCGGGAGAAGGGTGgatacaaattataaaattatgagTAATCAATACAATTGAAAATGGTGGATTAATGAATCATGGAAAAAAAAcacagagagagagagagagagagagagagagaggattTTGGTTTGCTAGAGCAGTATAGTCTGGAAGAGGAGAATTTGATGTTTAGCAGGTGACATATAAATGACGACTGTTTAAAATAAGAAACTAAAATTTAGGAGTACTTTTTAGTTTTGAGTCATGTAACAAAAGCTTacaacggcccgtttggttagtggtattaaatggtggtaataggaataatttatactataaaatttcatcaaaagttccatattaTTCCCATattaatgaaactttaatcacaaaaaagtttttttatttataaatttccattaccaccaaaTACCACCTCTTCTattggtaatgcattggaatgaattttatgaaagaaaatgaaatgattaaattggacaagcatgaccataaAGATAGCCAAgatatttttcaaccaaaattacactagtttttcattcccattacctcGTACCAAACGGACCATTAGGGGTATaacttagaaaaataaatactttATCAGAGATTGTTGTGAGAAACCGTCTTTCTAATAGAAGTATCATATATTTATAGGTTAAATAgttcaattaatataaattaaaaaggaaaataagaacacaaattattgtgaaagacggtctctccgagagatgcattagatatatgggctaaatagcccaagtaatacaaattaaaaagaaaatagaaatgtgatttcttattttgaggtcgtctctttgagagacagtctctcacaagaatagctgAAATCAGAATGTGGGCTTGTTATTTTAAgatgagacggtctctcacaagaatagctATTAGTTTATGAACTTTAGTAATTATATTAAGCTTAGCTATTTTAAAGCGTCTTGTATAACGTCTTACCATGAGACCGGCCATATAATGAacttatttctctaattgattattttaaaataattatttataattttaaaataatcattgtAATGTGTAATTGTTCATTTTAACATTGTAAGGGATTACTTTAAGGTGTATATTTGGTGACTTGGTTAGCCCCATAGATATTTGtaaaaatgtctcatttgagaatttgtacaCCTATTTTTATAATGGATCGTCTTTCGATGAAATTACcttaaaaattaaagtaaagaattcatattctcaaaatttgtatattaattaggatttttataaAATGCAAGAGGTTTGTCTCACGCTGAGACTGTCTCTTACAATAATTTATGATATTCTATAGTACATAATCTAAAGTTAATTTTTATCCAATGGGCATTTATCTGTCGGTGACCTAAACATCAGCTTACATGTTAGCACAATTAGTCAACTATATACGTAGTCAATGCTCATATGGTCGTACATGTGATTTTCGACCCACTTATCCATTTAGAGTTTTTTGTATTCAGAATTTTTAACCTTGATTATATCTTAGTCTTTAGgccttaattttgatttttttttattatgggatgtttattttgtatactaaaaatgaaaaataggaTACATAATAAATAGTAAATGAATTAAGTTCATGTTATATTGATTAATTTGACTTGACATTGATTTGTATTATTAAATGATGAGTCATACATGTTTAttttaggtttaaaattttaaccttaatgtaactcatttaataaactaatcaagTCGGGTCGAGTCAATTaatttaataggtcaaaatttTCAATCTAAACTCAGTATTTCTAATTAGATTCAAGTCAAATTAGCAAATTGAATTAACATTTGTTAGACCTAATTGCAGAGGAGGGTGTAGGATGGGCAGACTGAGTTAAAATTGGATTAGATTTCTaccttacaaaaataaaatcgatgttctatattattttaaaaattataaaaaataatattaattaaaattacattGACACAAACAAAACCAAATTCTACTGATGTTTTAACTTGTACTCGAAATaggataaaatataaataatacggAGTAATAGTTAATTTAAACCTActtataaaaatgacattatcaATACTACCTAGAAAAACCTTAATCTTTGTAAAGACCACCAATTTAATTG belongs to Amaranthus tricolor cultivar Red isolate AtriRed21 chromosome 17, ASM2621246v1, whole genome shotgun sequence and includes:
- the LOC130803935 gene encoding protein transport protein SEC24 A-like; the protein is MAAGNPGRPNVPGGPAASPFAAAPPPAMSPFLSSGPVASRPNGPGVRPPPASAPSVTMPFSSSGPMVGPPVGFRPSPPVGFTDPSTTTPSGPPTSLAPPTLNHFQQFSAPQFPGPPASSPIRTPVGGPPNVAFSMAPNMPPSFQRPSILSPNPPLTFRPNSPAPPVQLTSPPQPYAQAPPVQAASQPQPYAQAPPAQMPSQPQPYAQVPGVSPPTYYGQKPAYLQSATQPGRANINSRDQMQQHLSAPPTNAMQGLVEDFNSLSLGSIPGSVDPGLDPKALPRPLEGDVEPASFHDMFPMNCGPKFLRLTTSGIPNSHSLASRWHLPLGAVVCPLAETSEGEEVPIVNFSAGGIIRCRRCRTYVNPYVTFTDGGRKWRCNMCALLNDVPGDYYAQLDATGRRIDADQRPELIKGSVEFVAPTEYMVRPPMPPLYFFLIDVSVLAVRSGMLEVVAQTIKSCLDELPGSPRTQIGFITFDSTIHFYNMKSTLTQPQMMVISDVDDVFVPLPDDLLVNLSESRNVVDSFLDSLPTMFQDTMNVESAFGPALKAALLVMSQLGGKLLIFQNTLPSVGVGRLRLRGDDARLYGTDKEHSLRVAEDPFYKQMAADFTKYQIGINVYAFSDKYTDIASLGTLSKYTGGQVYYYPSFKSNMQGDKLRHELSRDLTRETAWEAVMRIRCGKGVRFNSYHGNFMLRSTDLIALPAVDCDKAFAMQLSLEDTLLTTQTVYFQVALLYTASCGERRIRVHTAAAPVVADLGEMYRRADTSAIVSLLARLAIEKTLSSKLEDARSYLQLRIIKSLKEYRNLYAVQHRLAGRIIYPESLKYLPLYGLALCKSTPLRGGHQDAQLDERCAVGSTIMALPVKSLLKFLYPSLIRVDEFLVKASSLEDLEDAEKRLPLTAESLDPRGLYIYDDGLCFVLWIGRMLSAEIARNLNFDFASDLSQVNFCESNNEMSRRLMGLLKKLRESDLAYYQLCHIVRQGEQPREGFYLLANLIEDQTGGVSGYVDWLTQIHRQVQQNA